The genomic segment AGGTCGAAGTCATGCCCCGGCGTGCGCATCGTCGTGGCGACGACCTGCCCGTCGACGCGGATCTCGAGGGGCTCCTCGACCGCCAGCGTCGCCCGCCCGCCGATCGCGTCGTCCCCGTCGTGGCGGCGGACCCGCACCCGTGCGGTGGGTCCGCGCGACGTCACCCCTGCGCCTCCTCGGTGCGCTGGACCGCCTCGATGGCGGTGCGGAGGTGCGTGGCCCGCTCGGCCGGATCCGTGCTGCGGCTGAGCGCCAGCCCGAGCCCGTAGGCGACGAGCGGCCCGTAGCGCCGTTCGGTGGTGTGGGCGACCACGCGGACCAGGTCGAGGACGGCGGTCCGCTCCTCCCCGCTCATGGCCGGGACGCCGAGGAGGTCGCGCAGCGCGGGGGGCAGCTCGTGGTCGCTCATGGCGCCAAGGCTAGTGTCCCGTCCACACCGCGGAGGACAGGAGCGAGCCATGCCGATCAGCCCGGAGATGCCCCACCCCACGCGCACCGTCGACATCGAGGGGGTCGACATGGCCGTCATCGACGTCGGGGAGGGTGCGCCGATCGTGTTCCTGCACGGCAACCCGACGTCGAGCTACCTGTGGCGCAACGTCATGCCGCACGTC from the Euzebya sp. genome contains:
- a CDS encoding DUF6457 domain-containing protein, coding for MSDHELPPALRDLLGVPAMSGEERTAVLDLVRVVAHTTERRYGPLVAYGLGLALSRSTDPAERATHLRTAIEAVQRTEEAQG